A region of the Scomber scombrus chromosome 17, fScoSco1.1, whole genome shotgun sequence genome:
GAAAAGTAGGCTTTTATATACAGAGAGAGGTATCGCGTTTACTTCAATGTTAGCCGTTTTAGTGTGAAACGAGATTTAATTTGCATTCAGATTTCTTGCTTTTTATGTTTCCCATCGTTTTGAATGGAGCGATGTCCAGCGGAGACGGCGCACATTGCGATAGGACGCggtgtgttgtgttgacagGACTCTGCATCGGGGACCTGATtgaaaatcaatttttaaaaaacaaatcatgtgCTTTCGTTATTGACGGAATGTGAGTAACCATCACTTCTTTCCCAGATCCATAAAggattttcctttaaaaaaatattgaggGTATTCAGTTCATGCACAGGTTGTGCTACCATCACGTTAATATTTTGCTCTTTTATTATTGGCTTTTGAAACAGGATATTAAAATAGTACGATGCTTTCATACTTTGAACGATGCATTCTTATTTGAACACAATTCCGCAACTGAGGCTTGGTTAATTGAGTTTCGACAGTTAATTGCAAGCCACTCTTGAAACGAATTGAGACTCTCAGCCAGGGCAGTCATGGCTAAAAATCCGTCCGAGGGGCCCCGTGATGACCTGAGCCAGCTGACGGACGAGGAGCTGCTGCGGTGCAGCAAAGAGGAGATGGTCCGGAGATTAAGGAGGGTTGAGGGCGAGAAAATGAACTTGATGATCGAGCATGGCAACATGATGAAAGACATCAACCGCCGGCTGCAGGTGCACCTGCACGAAATCCGCAGCTTGAAGGAAATCAACCAGAAGCTGCAGGACGACAACCATGAGCTCCGGGAGCTCTGCTGCTTCCTGGACGATGACCGACAGAAGGGCAAGAAGCTGTCCCGGGAGTGGCAGCGCTTTGGCCGCTATACTGCCAGTGCCATGTGGAAGGAGGTGGGCACCTACATGATGAAGCTGAAGGAGCTGGAGGCCAACCAGGAGACTGTGCTGAGGGAGAACTCAGAGCTGAAGGAGATCATCCTCATGCTGGATGAGGATAGGAACGGAGCAGGTTCCAGGAGCTCCATAGACAGTCAGTCCAGTTTGACCAACCTGAACGGGGGTACGGGCACGGTCAGGGATGTCGGGGATGGGAGTAGTACGTCCAGCACAGGTAGTGCTGGTAGTCCTGATCACCACAACCACATACACAAGCCCACCTCAGAGAACAGTAAGTTGGGCCCCACCATGAGGAGGTCCATGGACGACCTGTCAGCACCACACCATCACAGGAGCATCCCCAATGGACTCAATGGTGAGTTCATACACCGCCCCCACCTTGACACACACCTGGCTGTCACATAATCTGCATGCAGGgttaacacacaaaaagagtCCAAACAATCAGCTCAAATGTGAGTTCTTAATTAAAAAACTTTTAGGTTCTATTACATTGGACACAACATTGTTTATTTGGCCCTTTGATCTTATTTTCACGTTTTTGTCACAAGGAATGAAAGTTTCCAGCTGCATGTAAAGATCTCCAAACAAGGCTGGTTTGAGGcttttgaaattacatttaatttctttgtAGCGTTTGTTTCTCATCGATAATACAATCAGGCTGTGTTGCATAGTTGCCAACAGTGTGTGATTGCACTAACAACATATGCTGATCAAAACTGCTGTGAAGGATTAacaagggggtgggggggggggggggatggtcTTGGTTTTACCACACAGTAACGTCTTGATTGGGGtgattatgacacacacacatatgcatgtgCACACGCAGCATCCTTAAGTGGCCTTTACAGTCCCACGCTACTCCATCATTTGAATCTGCACTGATTTAGGTCACTGCTCTTTTGGTCCTTAAGGAGTAGGGCTTATCTTAATAGCTTTTAGAGGGGGCTTGAGcaaattgattgtttttttttttttttttttttttttgggagggggagGGTCGTTCACTGATTATCATTGTTGTCTTTGGTTGTGGAAGAGCACTCATGTCTGCTTAGGGACTGTCAGAAATGCATGGCGTGGGACCAGAAATCAATGTCCCTGCTTTAAGACCTAAATACACAGCTGAGAGCTGCGAGAGGGATGAAAATGCTATGATGGAACAGGAGAATACTAAGCCTCGTTTAGCTAGCACATGGGCTGGTAACTCGCCATGATCTGTTTGGCGAGAGGAATAAATTCTGTTTCGGGGGGGCGGGGGAGGAAATCCTCTATCCAGATGAAACTTTactcattttttcattttacccTGATGTACAAGTACAGAGCAAAAGCAGGGAATAGGAGATTAAAGCAAGCAGCTTCAAATCAGATCAGGTCACATGTTATCCATCACATTCCCGTAATTGTGCAGTGTGAAAATCGTGAAGGTAACAAATACAAAAGGATGGAAGCATGCATGAGGGAGAGCTGAGGGAGCCCTTAATCcggaagcacacacacacatacacacacacacacacacatatatatatatagattcacacgcaaacacacacatttttgggCGGTGTTTGGCTGTCATTACGTAACATCAATATTGTGTCTGCAGCGGCCTAGCACCTCTCTAAGCCGCTGTTTTGCTAGATGTGTGACATTGTGTGCCCCTGAGGCTGTGGCTCCGTGTGTTCATCACTGACAatgacatacagacacatagaGTCACACGACTAGCATGAAAAAGACCTGATTCAATTgagaaaaggtttattatttCGTTGTTAAAAGCAATGCAATCGCGATCTGATCGATGCTATCTAGTCCTAAACAAAGCTGAACATCTCTACGGCTTTTAAATAATTGCGAACAACCCGTGTAGAAAAAACAGAACTCGTATTGATGTTGTGTTGTGAAATAACCCAAGATGTCAATCgatgaaaacaaagacaaagcaATACGACATTGATCATAATCTACTATTGCACAAGCTGGTAGGCTGTACCCGGATGCAGGCAGATGAAATAAGTGTTTCATCACTCCACTTGATGAATAATTCTCAAAAACCTGCTTGGATAAAATTTTTAATTGCCTGCAGGTC
Encoded here:
- the ccdc85cb gene encoding coiled-coil domain-containing protein 85C-B isoform X2 is translated as MAKNPSEGPRDDLSQLTDEELLRCSKEEMVRRLRRVEGEKMNLMIEHGNMMKDINRRLQVHLHEIRSLKEINQKLQDDNHELRELCCFLDDDRQKGKKLSREWQRFGRYTASAMWKEVGTYMMKLKELEANQETVLRENSELKEIILMLDEDRNGAGSRSSIDSQSSLTNLNGGTGTVRDVGDGSSTSSTGSAGSPDHHNHIHKPTSENSKLGPTMRRSMDDLSAPHHHRSIPNGLNDSSSNYIRQLETKVRILEDDNNKLLSQAYSRYSLSQIQTKKCNPGDLRALRKGMTLYHSESQLSSLPQRQEAMHMGTGRLPTSESSPATGYLSSVQKPEAVVHAMKVLEVHENLDKQLPEDYEDDLSEKEKAIVREMCNVVWRKLGDAAGSKLSIRQHLSGNQFKGPL
- the ccdc85cb gene encoding coiled-coil domain-containing protein 85C-B isoform X1, whose protein sequence is MAKNPSEGPRDDLSQLTDEELLRCSKEEMVRRLRRVEGEKMNLMIEHGNMMKDINRRLQVHLHEIRSLKEINQKLQDDNHELRELCCFLDDDRQKGKKLSREWQRFGRYTASAMWKEVGTYMMKLKELEANQETVLRENSELKEIILMLDEDRNGAGSRSSIDSQSSLTNLNGGTGTVRDVGDGSSTSSTGSAGSPDHHNHIHKPTSENSKLGPTMRRSMDDLSAPHHHRSIPNGLNDSSSNYIRQLETKVRILEDDNNKLLSQAYSRYSLSQIQTKKQCNPGDLRALRKGMTLYHSESQLSSLPQRQEAMHMGTGRLPTSESSPATGYLSSVQKPEAVVHAMKVLEVHENLDKQLPEDYEDDLSEKEKAIVREMCNVVWRKLGDAAGSKLSIRQHLSGNQFKGPL